One Bradyrhizobium sp. ISRA464 genomic window carries:
- a CDS encoding heme lyase CcmF/NrfE family subunit, with protein MIAESGHYALVLALGLALIQSVVPLLGARWRDVALMNVARSTALAQLLFVAASFIALVTLHVTSDFSVVNVYENSHSLKPMIYKITGVWGNHEGSMLLWVSILALFGGLVAAFGNNLPLSLRAHVLAVQAWIASAFYLFILITSNPFLRIANPPIEGRDLNPVLQDIGLAVHPPMLYLGYVGFSISFSFAVAALLEGRIDAAWARWVRPWTLTAWIFLTLGIAMGSYWAYYELGWGGWWFWDPVENASLMPWLAGTALLHSALVMEKRNALKVWTILLSILTFSLSLLGTFLVRSGVLTSVHAFATDPTRGVFILLILFVFIGGSFSLFAWRAPALKQGGLFAPISREGALVLNNLLLTTACATVFIGTLYPLALEVLTGEKISVGAPFFNFTFAPLFVPLLLAVPFGPLLAWKRGDLLGAAQRLTAAGIVSLVAIALVWAWTYGGATLAPLAIGLAVFVISGALCDLAERIGLFRIPFSISLRRARGLPRATWGTVFAHAGLGVALIGIVCETTWNSEYIGAMKANDVATVAGYQLRLDGLTPRQGPNFREMVARFTVSREGEKVASMTPSKRNFTTRGASTTEAALLTRGASQLYISLGDTSADGTIAVRIYHKPLVLLIWWGPVLMAFGGMLSLSDRRLRVGAPKPAKAARALQAAE; from the coding sequence ATGATCGCCGAAAGCGGACATTATGCCCTGGTGCTCGCGCTTGGGCTGGCGCTGATTCAGTCCGTCGTGCCGCTGCTCGGCGCGCGCTGGCGCGACGTCGCATTGATGAATGTCGCGCGCTCGACTGCGCTGGCCCAGCTCTTGTTCGTCGCGGCCTCATTCATCGCGCTGGTGACGCTGCACGTCACCTCGGACTTCTCGGTCGTCAACGTCTACGAGAACTCGCATTCGTTGAAGCCGATGATCTACAAGATCACCGGCGTGTGGGGAAACCATGAAGGATCGATGCTGCTCTGGGTCTCGATCCTGGCGCTGTTCGGCGGCCTGGTCGCGGCCTTCGGCAACAATTTGCCGCTGTCGCTGCGCGCCCATGTGCTGGCGGTGCAGGCCTGGATCGCCAGCGCATTCTATCTCTTCATCCTGATCACCTCGAACCCGTTCCTGCGCATCGCCAATCCGCCGATCGAGGGACGCGATCTCAATCCGGTGCTGCAGGACATCGGCCTCGCGGTGCATCCGCCGATGCTCTATCTCGGCTATGTCGGCTTCTCGATCTCGTTTTCCTTCGCGGTGGCTGCGCTGCTCGAGGGCCGGATCGACGCCGCCTGGGCGCGCTGGGTGCGCCCGTGGACCCTGACCGCGTGGATTTTCCTGACGCTCGGCATCGCGATGGGTTCCTACTGGGCCTATTACGAGCTCGGCTGGGGCGGCTGGTGGTTCTGGGATCCGGTCGAGAACGCCTCGCTGATGCCGTGGCTTGCCGGCACCGCGCTGTTGCATTCGGCGCTGGTGATGGAGAAGCGCAACGCGTTGAAGGTCTGGACCATCCTGCTGTCGATCCTGACCTTCTCGCTGTCGCTGCTCGGCACCTTCCTGGTGCGCTCCGGTGTCCTCACATCGGTTCACGCATTCGCCACCGATCCGACGCGCGGCGTCTTCATTCTGCTGATCCTCTTCGTCTTCATCGGCGGCAGCTTCTCGCTTTTTGCCTGGCGCGCACCGGCGTTGAAACAGGGTGGGCTGTTTGCCCCGATCTCGCGCGAGGGCGCGCTGGTGCTCAACAATCTGCTGCTTACCACGGCGTGCGCGACCGTGTTCATCGGGACGCTGTATCCGCTGGCGCTCGAGGTCCTGACGGGCGAGAAGATCTCGGTCGGCGCGCCGTTCTTCAATTTCACCTTCGCGCCGCTGTTCGTGCCGCTGTTGCTCGCGGTGCCGTTCGGGCCGCTGCTTGCCTGGAAGCGTGGTGACCTGCTGGGAGCGGCACAGCGGCTGACGGCCGCCGGCATCGTCTCGCTTGTCGCGATCGCGCTGGTCTGGGCGTGGACCTATGGCGGCGCAACGCTGGCACCGCTCGCGATCGGACTTGCGGTGTTCGTGATATCAGGCGCGCTGTGCGATCTTGCCGAACGTATCGGGCTGTTCCGCATCCCGTTCTCGATCTCGCTGCGCCGCGCGCGTGGCTTGCCGCGCGCGACATGGGGCACCGTGTTTGCGCATGCCGGGCTCGGCGTCGCGCTGATCGGCATCGTCTGCGAGACCACCTGGAACAGCGAATATATCGGTGCGATGAAGGCGAACGACGTCGCCACGGTCGCCGGCTATCAGTTGCGGCTCGATGGCCTGACGCCGCGCCAGGGGCCGAACTTCCGCGAGATGGTCGCCCGGTTCACCGTGAGCCGCGAAGGAGAGAAGGTCGCCTCGATGACGCCGTCGAAGCGCAACTTTACGACGCGTGGTGCATCGACGACGGAGGCGGCGCTGCTGACACGCGGCGCGAGCCAGCTCTATATCTCGCTCGGTGACACCTCAGCCGACGGCACGATCGCGGTGCGCATCTATCACAAGCCGCTGGTGCTCTTGATCTGGTGGGGACCGGTGCTGATGGCGTTCGGCGGCATGCTGTCGTTGTCGGACCGCCGCTTGCGGGTCGGGGCGCCGAAGCCGGCCAAGGCGGCGCGCGCATTGCAGGCGGCCGAGTGA
- a CDS encoding cytochrome c-type biogenesis protein, whose translation MRSRALTAGLLAAALLLGALPAHAVLPDEVMSDPAKEARARELSKELRCMVCQNQSIDDSEAPLARDLRLLVRERIAAGDSNRQVIDFLVARYGEFVLLKPRFNEHTLLLWLTPPLALLLGGLALWRFGRRRANTAKGGSLSDSALTAEEQTRLERLLAAESAPDKRI comes from the coding sequence ATGCGGTCGCGCGCTCTCACTGCCGGCCTGCTTGCCGCCGCCTTGCTGTTGGGGGCGCTGCCGGCACATGCCGTGCTGCCCGACGAGGTCATGTCGGACCCTGCGAAGGAGGCGAGGGCGCGCGAGCTCTCCAAGGAGCTTCGCTGCATGGTCTGCCAGAACCAGTCGATCGACGATTCGGAGGCGCCGCTAGCGCGCGACCTCCGCCTTCTGGTGCGCGAGCGTATCGCGGCCGGCGACAGCAACCGGCAGGTGATCGATTTCCTGGTGGCGCGCTATGGCGAATTCGTGCTGCTGAAGCCGCGCTTCAACGAGCACACGCTGTTGCTCTGGCTGACCCCGCCGCTGGCGCTTCTGCTGGGTGGGTTGGCGCTCTGGCGCTTCGGCAGGCGGAGGGCAAATACGGCCAAAGGCGGAAGCCTTTCCGACTCGGCCCTGACGGCCGAGGAACAGACGCGGCTGGAACGCCTGCTAGCCGCGGAATCAGCGCCGGACAAACGGATTTAA
- the ccmI gene encoding c-type cytochrome biogenesis protein CcmI → MTLWFVFALMTVAAIFAVLWPLSRSRPADTGGSEVVVYRDQLAEIDRDMASGNIGAAEAEAARIEISRRLLAAADQSGREGPVKANLKLRRLAATLALIGLPVIAAGFYLPLGSPRLGDFPLSERSRVVDANQPLADLVAQVEAHLEKNPTDGRGWRVLAPVLSRLGRYDDAVRAYRNSITYAGDSADRRADLGEALMGTAGGVVTADAKAEFERAVAQSADNAKANYFLGIAAEQDGRKADAAAIWKGMLAKAPADAPWRPLVQAALVRVGGVAAPALPDGATAAAKDMTEGDRNAMIHGMVDRLATRLKQNGDDVEGWLRLVRAYLVMGERDKAMSALADARQAVAKDADRLRQLNEGLKNLGLDG, encoded by the coding sequence GCGGCAGCGAGGTCGTGGTGTATCGCGACCAGCTCGCCGAAATCGACCGCGATATGGCATCCGGTAATATCGGCGCCGCCGAGGCGGAGGCCGCGCGGATCGAGATCAGCCGGCGGCTGCTCGCGGCCGCCGACCAGAGCGGGCGCGAGGGGCCGGTTAAGGCCAATCTGAAGCTGCGGCGCTTGGCCGCGACCCTGGCTCTGATTGGCTTGCCGGTCATTGCGGCAGGCTTCTACCTCCCGTTGGGGTCGCCGCGCCTTGGCGACTTTCCGCTCTCGGAGCGCAGCCGGGTCGTCGATGCCAACCAACCGCTGGCCGATCTGGTGGCGCAGGTCGAGGCTCACCTGGAGAAGAACCCGACCGATGGCCGCGGCTGGAGGGTGCTGGCGCCGGTGCTGTCGCGCCTTGGTCGCTATGACGATGCGGTCCGCGCCTATCGTAATTCCATTACTTATGCCGGTGACAGCGCCGATCGCCGTGCAGATCTCGGCGAGGCGTTGATGGGAACGGCGGGCGGTGTCGTCACCGCGGACGCCAAGGCGGAGTTCGAGCGCGCGGTTGCGCAGAGCGCCGACAACGCCAAGGCCAACTACTTCCTCGGGATCGCGGCGGAGCAGGACGGCCGCAAGGCGGACGCCGCCGCGATCTGGAAGGGGATGTTGGCGAAGGCGCCGGCCGACGCGCCGTGGCGGCCGCTGGTGCAGGCCGCCTTGGTGAGGGTCGGCGGCGTCGCCGCGCCGGCACTGCCCGACGGTGCGACGGCTGCGGCCAAGGATATGACCGAAGGTGATCGCAACGCGATGATCCACGGTATGGTCGATCGGCTGGCGACGCGGCTGAAGCAGAACGGCGACGATGTCGAGGGCTGGCTGCGGCTGGTCCGCGCCTATCTCGTGATGGGCGAGCGTGACAAGGCGATGAGCGCGCTCGCCGATGCGCGGCAGGCGGTGGCCAAGGACGCGGATCGGTTGCGTCAGCTCAATGAAGGGCTGAAGAATCTCGGGCTGGATGGATAG
- the ccmE gene encoding cytochrome c maturation protein CcmE — MTRKQRRLTLIGCALAVLGIAAGLVLNALRDSIVFFSTPSMVAEKHLGPGTRFRLGGLVQPGSVKRGDNLAVTFTVADGSATLPVAYKGILPDLFREGQGVVAEGTLDASGVFRADTVLAKHDERYMPKDVAEALKKQGHWKDDYAAKPSASAAPTQGAMR; from the coding sequence ATGACCAGGAAGCAACGGCGCTTGACTCTGATCGGCTGCGCGCTCGCGGTGCTCGGGATCGCGGCGGGGCTGGTGCTGAATGCGCTGCGCGATTCCATCGTGTTCTTCTCGACGCCCTCGATGGTCGCCGAGAAGCATCTTGGTCCGGGCACACGCTTCCGGCTCGGCGGCCTGGTGCAGCCGGGCTCGGTCAAGCGCGGCGACAATCTCGCGGTGACCTTTACCGTCGCTGACGGCAGTGCGACCCTCCCGGTCGCCTACAAGGGCATCCTGCCCGACCTGTTCCGCGAAGGGCAGGGCGTCGTCGCCGAAGGAACGCTCGATGCGTCCGGCGTGTTTCGTGCTGATACCGTGCTTGCGAAGCATGACGAGAGATACATGCCGAAGGACGTCGCCGAAGCCCTCAAGAAGCAGGGCCACTGGAAGGACGACTACGCTGCGAAGCCGAGCGCTTCGGCGGCGCCGACGCAGGGAGCCATGCGATGA